The window AGCTCGCGCTACAAAATCGTCGAAATTTCAAGCGCGCAGGTCGATGAGGCGGGCTTAAGTTCGTGCCTAAGATCGGCGCTTGAGCAGATTCTTGCGTATTTTGCGGGTTTTAGCGGACAGATCATTTACGACGGCAACGCAAACTTCGGCGTACGCGGGCTTCAGACGCTCGTAAAGGCCGACGCGCAAATCGCCGAAGTAAGCGCGGCGAGCATCCTCGCCAAAGTCACGCGCGACCGCACGATGTATGAGCTCGCGCGGCGCTACCCGCAATACGGCTTCGCGCAAAACAAAGGCTACGGCTCGCGCGCTCACATCGCGGCGATCGAGCGGTACGGGCTCACGCCTTTTCATCGCGCAAGCTACAAGATCAAATCGCTGCAACCCTCGCTGTTTGATTAATGCCGTAGCAAGCCTGCTTGAACGGTGAGGCAAAGTCCGCCGTTCGGTTGATACTCCGTCGGCAAACGGCGCCGAAACTCATATTTGACAAAGCATACCGATTTCAGCCGAT is drawn from Campylobacter sp. and contains these coding sequences:
- a CDS encoding ribonuclease HII, with amino-acid sequence MSGQICGIDEAGRGCLAGPLCVAGCVLQREITGLADSKKLSEKRREELYAQIIESSRYKIVEISSAQVDEAGLSSCLRSALEQILAYFAGFSGQIIYDGNANFGVRGLQTLVKADAQIAEVSAASILAKVTRDRTMYELARRYPQYGFAQNKGYGSRAHIAAIERYGLTPFHRASYKIKSLQPSLFD